A genomic window from Gracilinanus agilis isolate LMUSP501 chromosome X, AgileGrace, whole genome shotgun sequence includes:
- the LOC123253481 gene encoding LOW QUALITY PROTEIN: polyadenylate-binding protein 1-like (The sequence of the model RefSeq protein was modified relative to this genomic sequence to represent the inferred CDS: deleted 2 bases in 1 codon; substituted 1 base at 1 genomic stop codon), protein MMASLYVGDLHYDVTEAMLYEKFSPAGPILSIRVCRDAMTQHSLGYAYVNFQHRAHAEWVLATMNLDVIKGNPVRIMWFQRDPGQRKRGVGNVFVKNLEKSIDNKALYDTFSAFGRILSCRVISDENGSKGYGFVHFETQESAGNAIEKMNGMLLNNLKVFVGRFKSRRERESELGVKARDYTNVYIKNFGENMDDQRLTEIFARYGPTLSVKVMTDDCGRSKGFGFVSFQRHEDAQAAVDDMNGKELDGKQIYVGRAQKKRERQTELRRHFEQIKQNKHIRYQGVNLYVKNLDDTINDEXLRKEFSSFGTITSAKVMMENGRSKGFGFVCFSSSKEAAKASREMNGKLVASKPLYVSLAQQKEEHRMHLTNQYMYKLAHIRSIPSPVFSPYLASSSPYFMTPILPSQSQAELYTALQLAQLRSSPHWISQSIRPPSFHTVTRAICPMIPGATFSHLRSTSEIPRIVTTSRVVKSPARLLRPLPAIGTFLPTIPEVQHLKCVAGVDYPEQPFSISSYISTLPAGHILTASMLIALPLQQKQILGEQLFPIIQGIYPTLAAKITGMLLEIDNSEILHMLESPESLHYKVNEAVTVLQTH, encoded by the exons ATGATGGCATCTCTCTACGTGGGCGACCTCCACTACGATGTGACAGAAGCGATGCTCTATGAGAAGTTCAGCCCAGCCGGTCCTATCCTATCTATCCGAGTGTGCAGGGACGCCATGACCCAGCACTCCCTTGGCTACGCCTACGTGAACTTCCAGCATCGGGCCCATGCAGAATGGGTGCTGGCCACCATGAATCTGGACGTTATCAAGGGTAACCCTGTCCGCATCATGTGGTTCCAGAGGGACCCTGGCCAGCGTAAAAGAGGTGTGGGCAACGTATTTGTCAAAAACCTGGAGAAGTCCATCGATAACAAGGCCCTGTATGACACCTTCTCTGCCTTTGGACGTATTCTGTCCTGCAGGGTCATCAGTGATGAGAATGGTTCTAAGGGCTATGGTTTCGTCCACTTTGAAACCCAAGAGTCCGCTGGAAATGCCATTGAGAAAATGAATGGGATGCTTCTAAACAATCTCAAAGTGTTTGTTGGACGCTTTAAATCCCGCAGAGAAAGAGAGTCCGAACTGGGAGTTAAAGCCAGAGACTATACCAACGTTTACATCAAGAACTTTGGAGAAAACATGGATGATCAAAGACTTACAGAAATATTTGCAAGGTATGGACCTACTTTGAGTGTAAAAGTGATGACTGATGACTGTGGAAGATCTAAAGGTTTTGGATTTGTGAGTTTTCAGAGACACGAAGATGCCCAGGCAGCTGTAGATGACATGAATGGCAAGGAGCTCGATGGAAAGCAAATTTATGTTGGTCGagctcagaaaaaaagagaaagacagacagaactCAGGCGCCATTTTgaacaaattaaacaaaacaagCACATCAGATATCAGGGTGTTAACCTTTATGTAAAGAACCTTGATGACACCATTAATGATGAATAACTAAGAAAAGAGTTTTCATCATTTGGAACAATCACCAGTGCAAAGGTTATGATGGAGAATGGCCGCAGCAAAGGATTTGGCTTTGtctgtttctcttcttccaaaGAAGCTGCCAAAGCTTCCAGGGAAATGAATGGTAAACTTGTAGCAAGTAAGCCATTGTATGTATCTTTAGCCCAACAGAAAGAGGAGCACAGGATGCACCTCACAAACCAATACATGTACAAACTAGCTCACATCAGATCCATTCCTAGTCCCGTATTCAGTCCATACCTAGCAAGTTCTTCACCTTATTTTATGACACCTATTCTACCAAGTCAGAGCCAAGCAGAATTATATACTGCCCTCCAATTGGCTCAGCTTAGATCAAGCCCCCACTGGATTTCTCAGAGTATCAGGCCTCCTTCATTCCACACCGTAACCAGGGCTATTTGCCCAATGATtcctggagcaacatttagtcaTCTACGGTCAACTTCAGAGATTCCAAGAATCGTGACAACTTCAAGGGTTGTTAAGTCCCCAGCACGGCTGTTGAGACCATTACCTGCCATAGGAACATTTCTCCCAACTATTCCCGAAGTTCAGCACTTAAAATGTGTTGCTGGTGTCGATTATCCTGAGCAACCTTTTAGcatatcatcatatatttctACCCTGCCAGCTGGGCACATATTAACAGCTTCTATGCTA ATTGCACTTCCTCTACAGCAAAAGCAGATATTAGGGGAACAGCTATTTCCAATCATTCAAGGCATATATCCTACTTTGGCTGCTAAAATCACGGGCATGCTACTGGAGATAGACAACTCAGAGATTCTTCATATGCTTGAGTCACCGGAATCTCTCCATTACAAGGTCAATGAAGCTGTGACTGTCTTACAGACTCATTAG